Part of the Flavobacterium okayamense genome, TGGCATTAGAGTTAAAAGCAAAACTAACAAACATACAATACAAAAAAGCAGACGACACGTTTGGCTGGACGGTTAAAATATAATTTTACAGCGAACAGTCGCAGTAAAAAGATTAAAAGGTTTCCAAATTGGAAACCTTTTTATATTTCGATTAATACTAAAATTTATTTTTTTTAGTTTTAAAATATATCAATGTTAAATTATAAAATTATGATTAAATATTTTCCATTAAGCATATTACTTTTGTTAATTGTTAGCTGTAATGAAATTAAAGTTGAACAACCTATAGCACTTGAAGATGAGAGTATTTTTCCAAAAGTAAAAAAAATTACAGAACTTAAAAATACTGATTTTTCACCAACTCTTGAAAGTACATTCAATCCTAAAAAAAATTCAATATATGGAGCTACAATTCCATTTGTTTGGGAAGAAATTAGAAATGAAATTGGTCCCAACTTATCAAGTTTTACCAGTAATCAACTGAATGAGATCAATGAAAGTGAAAGTTTTAAAGATGTATTGAATAAAAACGAATATAAAACTACATTAGAAATTGAAGGTAATCTTATTAGCGCAACAGCATATTTCAGGAAATCATTACCTTTTGAAATTCCTTTAGATAAATTTGAAATACCGCTTGAATTTGAAAATACAAAAGTGGAATCTTTTGGCTTTTTCGGAGACCACTATTATTCCAAGTTAAATTATTACAATAATGAAGACGATTTTTCTTTATCGTTACTACCAAGTGATTCTGAACATGAAATTATACTCATTATGAATAAAGATATTTCAACTAATGAATCAAATTTTATTTCTTATTATACCTATTTTTTAAATCAAAAGAAAAATAACATTGAATTCAATGAAGAAGATAAGGTAGAAATACCAATTATTGAATTTAATCTAGAAAAGTATTTTAATGAAATCATTGGAAGTCAATTTCTTTCAGATAATGAATTGTATAATATAAAAGATTTTTATCAACGAAATGCCTTTATCTTAAATGAAAAAGGTGCTGAAGTTGAAAGTGAAGCTGTCGCAGCAGTTGAAGCATTAGAAGAGATGGAAATAATTGAAAAACCTGAGCCTAAAATGTTGATTTTTAACAAGCCTTTTGTTGTATTT contains:
- a CDS encoding serpin family protein → MIKYFPLSILLLLIVSCNEIKVEQPIALEDESIFPKVKKITELKNTDFSPTLESTFNPKKNSIYGATIPFVWEEIRNEIGPNLSSFTSNQLNEINESESFKDVLNKNEYKTTLEIEGNLISATAYFRKSLPFEIPLDKFEIPLEFENTKVESFGFFGDHYYSKLNYYNNEDDFSLSLLPSDSEHEIILIMNKDISTNESNFISYYTYFLNQKKNNIEFNEEDKVEIPIIEFNLEKYFNEIIGSQFLSDNELYNIKDFYQRNAFILNEKGAEVESEAVAAVEALEEMEIIEKPEPKMLIFNKPFVVFLKRKDANNPYFGVYIANNELLKIVK